TAATCTTCTTCTAAAGCCAATTATAGGAGCCTGCTGCATTATCGACAAGATTTGATATACTTTAAGATTTCAACTCTTGCATTCCAGTGATAAGATCTGTCTGTTTTATCACGAAATACTGCAGAAGGATATTCCGTTGCTAAAAGAAATCGGATGGGATTTCTTCAGATTCTCCATCTCATGGCCAAGACTTGTACCCAGTAAGACAATACAACAATTTATATGTTCATATCTCCAATGGCTGATAAATGGGCCTCTAATAAAGCTTCTGGTATTTTAGACCTTATTATCTTCCTCAACCTGCCATTTTTGTGCATTTGTGTATAGATGGCAAAGTAAGCAAGGGAGTGAACCAACAAGGTATCAACTTCTACAATAGTCTCATCGATGAACTCCTAGCTTATGGTAAGTATGTCATCCCTTACATGAAAATGAAACCCTCTTTACCATTTGCCAGATGAAATCATAAGTTATACATGTTAATATTATAGTGTTTTCTTCCTTTATTTCCTTTACCTTTTCATTTGGTCCATTTTCTACATGAATTAGGCATACAGCCATTTGTCACTTTATTCCATTGGGATGTACCACAAACTCTCGAAGATAAGTATGGAGGGTTCCTTAGCCGGGAAATCGTGTAAGCTATTTGCTAACACATTAACGAAGACACATTTCTCGATCAATACTAACAGTAATTGATTGTGTCCTTAGCAAATGCTactttgttctttagggatgATTTCCACGACTACGCCGACCTATGCTTCAAAGAGTTTGGGGACAGAGTGAAGTACTGGACCACATTGAACGAGCCGAACAATTTTGCACAGTTTGGGTACGCCACAGGTACTTATGCACCCGGTCGATGTTCCAACTACATTGGGAATTGCACCAATGGAAATTCTGCAACAGAGCCATATATTGTTGCGCACCACCTGCTTCTTTCTCATGCATCGGTCGTCCAATTATATAGGAGCAAGTATCAGGTGACATCGTCTTATACTTCCATCATGTCATTATTCACAAAATACGTGAAATCTTTTCCTTCGTAATGAACAAATGGTAATTTATTTCCGGGTCGTTAATCACAATTGATAATGATGCAGACGTCTCAAAAGGGGAAGATAGGGTTGGGGACTTCAACCTACTGGATGAAGCCTAAGTTCCCAACAGATCAGAGTAGGGACGCGGCCATGAGAGCTCTTGATTTCCAATTTGGGTGGTAAGACTTTGTTACCTTATCATATGGGAGATTTAGTGTAGTAGCATACATTTCCGTCTAACTTAGAAATTTCACCTCTTCTCATTAGTGAAACTTTCCTTGCCTATTTGTTTAGCTTTTCCTCTTCATTTATTAGGCTCATAATCTCCCCTATAATCGAAATAATCATAAAAGTTGAGGGTAGGGGTGGAATCTAGAAAAGGAAGAGGTTCAAAATTAGATCATTGTCAAAGGAGAAATTGCGATGGTTGACGTCATTACTCTAAAGAAATTGATTGCCGAAAGCAAGGAGAGGGCACAGAGACTCTAGAGATCAGTCTCATaccaagaaaaaatttaaactgtCAAACCACAAATTGTGTTGTAATTAGTAAAATTCTATATTAGTAGGCATATTATACCTGCAGTATATGGACTGGAGATCCATTCAAAGCACTTCTTGGTGAAAGAAAATCAGTACTCCAGCAAAATTAGTCTTCTCTAAATTAAGGAAGCCTGGAAGCACCTATGCTCTCacaagggaaaagaaaattatagggTCACAGCCATGAGGGTAGAAATTTACCTCTTTGAAGCAAAACATTATTATCTCAGAGTTTCATGCATATTTTTTATAGTTCTGAAGAATAATCATTGGCaacaattgaaaatttatgtaGGATAGTTGATCCAATCACCTTTGGTGATTATCCCAAGAGTATGAGAAATTTAGTTGGAACGCGGCTGCCCAACTTTACGATAGCAGAGTCGAAAATGTTGAGAGGATCCTATGATTATCTTGGCGTCAATTACTACACAGCTCGATATGTCGATGAATCCACATCTTATAGCACGACCAACCTAAGTTACACGACTGATGGTCGTTGTAATCTCACCAGTAAGTAACAAGTACTTTaacttttatattaatttttaaattgatagCAGCCATCTATTGCACATTACATATCTATGACATCATTGCACcaaattgttattttcttaTGATACTAGACTAATGATATCTTCATGTATGCATGGCATATTGAAATGCAGCGGAACGAGACGGAATCACAATTGGAAAGCCGGTACTCAATAAATTGCGTAATTTATCATTCTATTTGTTATTTGCACGTGCTTATGATCTCATAAGTGCACACTTATAAGCATATATTATGGCATCCATTTGACTGAGTATATATTTATCGCTAATACATTGATCAAAATATCAATTGCAGACCCCTGTGGTGTGGATATACATGTACCCCAAAGGAATCAGAGATCTAATGCATTACGTGAAGAACAAGTACAATCCCTCCGTGATTTACATATTAGAGAATGGTAAAATGCAATAAGTCGATAggcatctttttctttatgtgCGCATTTCAAATACGTACTGATGAGGATTGTTCCTCCTGCCGTACCCCCACTACACAACACCAACACTTGAGGAATGATCCTCATCGCATACAATATTGTACTGTTACGTACTATATGTATGGTTTCAGGAGTGGGAGATGCTAATAACGTTACGTTGTCACTTAAAGACGCGCTCAGAGATACCTTGAGGATGAAGTACCACAAGCTCCATCTTTTTTATCTT
Above is a window of Punica granatum isolate Tunisia-2019 chromosome 7, ASM765513v2, whole genome shotgun sequence DNA encoding:
- the LOC116214883 gene encoding beta-glucosidase 17-like isoform X1 — encoded protein: MTGEKYPPGIIQCCCLFSAIILLLLELHCCTGSRVLLDGPEEEGDGDHDASPLELSRASFPHDFTFGVASSAYQYEGAANQNGRRPSIWDTFTKLYPDKIKDHSSGMIADEFYYLYKKDIPLLKEIGWDFFRFSISWPRLVPNGKVSKGVNQQGINFYNSLIDELLAYGIQPFVTLFHWDVPQTLEDKYGGFLSREIVDDFHDYADLCFKEFGDRVKYWTTLNEPNNFAQFGYATGTYAPGRCSNYIGNCTNGNSATEPYIVAHHLLLSHASVVQLYRSKYQTSQKGKIGLGTSTYWMKPKFPTDQSRDAAMRALDFQFGWIVDPITFGDYPKSMRNLVGTRLPNFTIAESKMLRGSYDYLGVNYYTARYVDESTSYSTTNLSYTTDGRCNLTTERDGITIGKPTPVVWIYMYPKGIRDLMHYVKNKYNPSVIYILENGVGDANNVTLSLKDALRDTLRMKYHKLHLFYLSKAIEEGVNVKGYLTWSFLDNFSWALGYTVRYGVIFIDYKNGLKRYPKDSSLWFKQFLRAENTTHPHI
- the LOC116214883 gene encoding beta-glucosidase 17-like isoform X2, with the protein product MDLRKKEMVTMMHPRLNLAELVFPMILRLVLHRVLTSMKEQQIRTAGGLAYGILSPNCIQKDIPLLKEIGWDFFRFSISWPRLVPNGKVSKGVNQQGINFYNSLIDELLAYGIQPFVTLFHWDVPQTLEDKYGGFLSREIVDDFHDYADLCFKEFGDRVKYWTTLNEPNNFAQFGYATGTYAPGRCSNYIGNCTNGNSATEPYIVAHHLLLSHASVVQLYRSKYQTSQKGKIGLGTSTYWMKPKFPTDQSRDAAMRALDFQFGWIVDPITFGDYPKSMRNLVGTRLPNFTIAESKMLRGSYDYLGVNYYTARYVDESTSYSTTNLSYTTDGRCNLTTERDGITIGKPTPVVWIYMYPKGIRDLMHYVKNKYNPSVIYILENGVGDANNVTLSLKDALRDTLRMKYHKLHLFYLSKAIEEGVNVKGYLTWSFLDNFSWALGYTVRYGVIFIDYKNGLKRYPKDSSLWFKQFLRAENTTHPHI
- the LOC116214883 gene encoding beta-glucosidase 17-like isoform X3; this translates as MIADEFYYLYKKDIPLLKEIGWDFFRFSISWPRLVPNGKVSKGVNQQGINFYNSLIDELLAYGIQPFVTLFHWDVPQTLEDKYGGFLSREIVDDFHDYADLCFKEFGDRVKYWTTLNEPNNFAQFGYATGTYAPGRCSNYIGNCTNGNSATEPYIVAHHLLLSHASVVQLYRSKYQTSQKGKIGLGTSTYWMKPKFPTDQSRDAAMRALDFQFGWIVDPITFGDYPKSMRNLVGTRLPNFTIAESKMLRGSYDYLGVNYYTARYVDESTSYSTTNLSYTTDGRCNLTTERDGITIGKPTPVVWIYMYPKGIRDLMHYVKNKYNPSVIYILENGVGDANNVTLSLKDALRDTLRMKYHKLHLFYLSKAIEEGVNVKGYLTWSFLDNFSWALGYTVRYGVIFIDYKNGLKRYPKDSSLWFKQFLRAENTTHPHI